One genomic window of Candidatus Nitrospira inopinata includes the following:
- a CDS encoding response regulator transcription factor, with protein sequence MRILLVEDDLDLAQFIRKGLKEENYAVDFAADGEAGLAMALSNPYDLLILDVMLPKLDGLALCRSIRAKGNMTPVLLLTARNTVETKVSGFDIGADQFLAKPFAFVELLARVRALLRRGSAQPSAHLHAADLTLDPVTHRVWRAGQEISLTNKEYALLEFLLRNKNRVLTRTVIIEHVWDISYDPMTNIVDAHIRALRAKIDHNFSPPLITTVRGAGYMLEDPEQTA encoded by the coding sequence ATGCGCATTCTCCTCGTCGAAGACGACTTGGATCTGGCGCAGTTCATCCGCAAGGGCCTCAAGGAAGAAAACTATGCCGTGGACTTCGCGGCGGACGGTGAAGCGGGGCTCGCCATGGCGTTGAGCAATCCCTACGACCTGCTGATTTTGGACGTCATGCTTCCCAAGCTGGACGGCCTTGCGCTTTGCCGCAGCATTCGAGCCAAAGGCAACATGACGCCGGTCCTGCTGCTGACCGCGCGCAACACCGTGGAGACGAAGGTGTCAGGTTTTGACATCGGCGCTGATCAATTTCTGGCGAAGCCCTTTGCCTTCGTCGAATTGTTGGCGCGGGTCAGAGCCCTCCTGCGTCGGGGCAGCGCCCAGCCGTCGGCCCATTTGCACGCAGCCGATTTGACGCTGGACCCGGTGACGCACCGTGTCTGGCGGGCCGGTCAGGAAATCTCGCTCACCAACAAGGAGTACGCGCTGCTGGAATTTCTCCTCCGGAACAAGAACCGCGTTCTGACCCGAACGGTCATCATCGAACACGTTTGGGACATCAGCTACGACCCCATGACCAACATCGTGGACGCCCATATTCGAGCCCTGCGGGCCAAGATCGACCATAATTTTTCTCCGCCGCTCATCACGACGGTGCGCGGCGCGGGCTACATGCTGGAGGACCCGGAGCAGACGGCATGA
- a CDS encoding ferredoxin-thioredoxin reductase catalytic domain-containing protein codes for MAEPKPESLEKIVKFVQGYAEKSGTVMHPNPSVTEAVVKGLAMHLDELGKPLCPCNFYKDKQAEAKLRRWICACDEMQIYKYCHCLLFVREDGMPITEYLPEGHEGREIYGIVPDPTPGKGRALKHKAASQASRPDEAPTGS; via the coding sequence GTGGCTGAACCGAAACCAGAGAGTCTCGAGAAGATCGTCAAGTTCGTGCAGGGATACGCCGAGAAGAGCGGCACCGTCATGCATCCCAACCCCTCCGTCACCGAGGCGGTCGTCAAGGGTCTGGCGATGCACCTGGATGAGCTCGGCAAACCGCTCTGCCCTTGCAATTTTTACAAGGATAAGCAGGCGGAAGCCAAACTGCGACGTTGGATCTGCGCCTGCGACGAAATGCAGATCTACAAGTACTGTCATTGCCTGCTTTTCGTTCGTGAAGACGGCATGCCGATCACCGAATATCTCCCCGAAGGGCATGAAGGCCGGGAAATCTATGGAATCGTTCCCGACCCTACCCCGGGGAAAGGACGCGCGCTCAAGCACAAAGCGGCGAGTCAGGCTTCGAGACCGGACGAAGCACCGACGGGTTCGTAG
- a CDS encoding nitric oxide reductase activation protein NorD encodes MSDCSVRSGLAHRLAAGLGAETARAFVARTEASADRPDAVAHLAALLDELEATSAKVARAAVDALPELDRQGGLSVIVPWLDMGVVLAQSSGAAALRYFKESPMILGLLERTETRGEALALGIEAADRDVTAALEFLRVAPDLERTIPFGDARRWLDVGLELAAVDSVAGIEYVRQMARVAAVLRIEDVRTWLSVGTHLVTTNTLGKPDYLAMIEFMRTSPTVLGEIEQPAVRSQSLRVASSLAERSPESAVAWLAEAPHLLRMLSSEERRLELLQYAVLLAERDAEAALLYLRRGPDVMTLIGEGPQARSRFETWLKAGMDVLAYSREGGRVYFGMESRNALASLERAMAGVPLRRVARRIKLFVQGLCGTDVTIATLPESASAADARATVSPDGRTMFLPAILRRYATAEENERWAMVMAAHEAGHLQFGTYRLRLAALADVIEEVRQRYGRLSRPVPGTLNALFQLYPLPKLAQDLWTVVEDARVEFLLQTEYPGLRHDLALLAAEAVASRRSDQTTTVTELMVDGLLRLSTGESPDSAVPRAIEREVSELWALCRPLFRKGATAEDAVRLTDALYVKIGELAASHSKRRGDDLQEDRPADESQTAPPAPLVSEQPTDMYRPLINHAHRGEMNPGFITWDGEPTKQDDEQDAEGSGTTGTDKEDSFSGRSDAVSGAEREGREADASDKPAGGQRMPAAVEELLSVDVERRWKPESAVSSERTVRYPEWDYSIQDYRVNRCRIIERPADAGSDDGVETILASRRGEIASLRKLFESLRPVAYRRVAGQAEGDDPDLDAVVRRAAELRAGLEGSDRVYIRRDKRDRNVAAAFLVDISGSTSRKLDGGRRVIDIEKESLVLLCEALEAVGDQYGLYAYSGEGAASVDFFVVKDFDDRLGTAAARRLGGLGPRRQNRDGAAIRHASAKLLKRSAKHRLLILLSDGRPLDGEDYKDDYAVEDTKRALQEARRHGIHPFCVTIDQETTEYQRRMYGDVRFAVIDRVESLPTRLPNVYRRLTA; translated from the coding sequence ATGAGCGACTGTTCGGTCCGAAGCGGATTGGCACACCGGCTGGCTGCCGGTCTGGGCGCCGAGACCGCTCGCGCGTTTGTCGCGCGAACGGAAGCATCGGCGGATCGGCCCGATGCCGTGGCGCACCTCGCGGCCCTGCTGGATGAGCTCGAGGCGACGTCGGCCAAAGTAGCGCGGGCGGCGGTTGACGCCCTTCCCGAGCTCGATCGGCAGGGCGGACTTTCCGTAATCGTTCCCTGGTTGGACATGGGCGTCGTGTTGGCTCAATCGTCCGGAGCCGCCGCCTTGAGATACTTCAAGGAGAGCCCCATGATCCTCGGCTTACTGGAACGAACCGAGACGCGCGGAGAGGCCCTCGCCCTTGGGATCGAGGCGGCCGATCGCGACGTCACGGCGGCGTTGGAATTTTTGCGCGTCGCGCCGGATCTTGAGAGGACGATTCCGTTCGGAGACGCCAGGCGCTGGCTCGACGTCGGCCTTGAACTGGCGGCGGTCGACTCGGTGGCGGGCATTGAGTACGTCCGACAGATGGCTCGTGTGGCCGCCGTGCTGCGAATCGAGGACGTCCGAACGTGGCTGTCGGTGGGCACGCATCTCGTCACCACCAATACGTTGGGCAAGCCGGATTATCTGGCCATGATCGAGTTCATGCGCACGAGCCCGACGGTGCTGGGGGAAATCGAACAGCCCGCCGTTCGTTCGCAGTCGCTGCGGGTGGCATCGTCGCTGGCCGAACGTTCCCCCGAGTCGGCGGTCGCATGGCTTGCGGAGGCGCCGCATCTCTTGCGGATGCTGTCGTCGGAGGAGCGACGGCTCGAATTGCTGCAATACGCCGTCCTGCTCGCCGAACGCGACGCGGAGGCGGCGCTCCTCTATCTTCGGCGCGGCCCGGACGTCATGACGTTGATCGGGGAGGGACCTCAAGCCCGCTCGCGGTTTGAGACGTGGCTCAAGGCCGGCATGGACGTGTTGGCGTACAGCCGGGAGGGGGGACGGGTCTATTTTGGGATGGAATCCCGCAACGCCCTTGCCTCGCTTGAACGGGCGATGGCGGGTGTCCCGCTTCGGCGGGTTGCCCGGAGAATCAAACTTTTCGTCCAAGGGCTTTGCGGAACGGACGTCACGATTGCGACGCTTCCCGAGTCGGCGTCGGCCGCCGACGCCCGAGCGACGGTCAGCCCGGACGGGCGCACGATGTTCTTGCCGGCGATCCTTCGCCGCTACGCCACGGCGGAGGAAAATGAACGGTGGGCCATGGTCATGGCGGCGCACGAAGCCGGTCACTTGCAATTTGGCACGTATCGGCTCAGGCTGGCGGCGCTTGCGGATGTGATCGAGGAAGTCCGGCAACGATACGGCCGTTTATCGCGTCCCGTTCCCGGGACGTTGAACGCGTTGTTTCAGCTTTATCCGTTGCCCAAGCTGGCGCAAGATCTATGGACCGTTGTGGAAGATGCGCGCGTTGAATTCCTGCTCCAAACGGAATATCCGGGACTGCGGCACGATCTCGCCCTCTTGGCGGCCGAGGCCGTGGCGTCACGGCGCAGCGATCAGACGACCACGGTCACGGAACTGATGGTCGACGGTCTCTTGCGCCTTTCAACGGGCGAATCTCCCGATTCGGCGGTCCCTCGGGCGATCGAGCGGGAGGTCTCCGAGCTATGGGCTCTGTGCCGGCCGCTTTTCCGGAAGGGGGCGACGGCGGAGGATGCCGTGCGCCTGACCGACGCGCTGTACGTCAAGATCGGGGAACTGGCGGCGTCGCACTCGAAGCGACGCGGGGATGACTTGCAGGAGGACCGGCCGGCCGATGAAAGTCAAACGGCCCCGCCGGCCCCGCTCGTTTCCGAACAGCCGACCGATATGTACCGTCCTCTGATCAACCATGCCCACCGCGGTGAGATGAATCCGGGGTTCATTACATGGGACGGGGAGCCGACCAAGCAGGACGATGAACAAGACGCCGAGGGAAGCGGGACGACCGGTACTGATAAAGAAGACTCGTTTTCCGGACGAAGCGACGCGGTCTCTGGCGCCGAGCGGGAAGGTCGGGAGGCCGATGCGAGCGACAAGCCGGCCGGCGGTCAACGGATGCCCGCCGCCGTTGAGGAGTTGCTGTCGGTCGATGTCGAGCGGCGATGGAAGCCGGAGTCGGCGGTGTCCTCGGAACGGACCGTCCGTTATCCGGAGTGGGATTATTCGATTCAGGATTACCGCGTCAACCGCTGCCGAATCATCGAACGGCCTGCGGACGCCGGCTCCGACGACGGCGTCGAGACGATTCTCGCGAGCCGTCGCGGCGAGATTGCGTCGCTTCGGAAGCTCTTCGAGAGCCTGCGGCCTGTCGCCTACCGCCGCGTCGCCGGACAAGCGGAGGGGGACGATCCGGACCTCGACGCCGTCGTCCGAAGGGCCGCGGAATTGCGGGCGGGGCTGGAGGGGAGCGATCGTGTGTATATTCGGCGGGACAAGCGGGACCGTAACGTCGCCGCCGCGTTCTTGGTCGATATCAGCGGGTCGACGAGCCGGAAGCTCGACGGCGGACGCCGGGTGATCGATATCGAGAAGGAAAGCCTCGTGCTGCTCTGTGAGGCGCTGGAGGCCGTCGGCGATCAATACGGTCTCTACGCCTATTCGGGCGAGGGGGCCGCGTCCGTCGATTTTTTCGTCGTCAAGGATTTCGACGATCGATTGGGGACGGCCGCCGCCCGTCGGCTGGGGGGGCTCGGTCCTCGACGACAAAATCGAGACGGGGCGGCGATTCGCCACGCCTCGGCCAAGTTGCTCAAGCGGAGCGCCAAGCATCGACTGTTGATCCTCCTGAGCGACGGCAGGCCGCTGGACGGGGAGGATTACAAGGACGACTACGCCGTGGAGGACACCAAGAGAGCGTTGCAAGAGGCTCGGCGGCACGGCATCCATCCGTTTTGCGTGACCATCGATCAGGAGACGACCGAGTACCAACGGCGCATGTACGGCGACGTGCGATTCGCGGTCATCGATCGCGTCGAGTCGCTGCCGACGCGACTGCCGAACGTGTATCGGCGGCTGACGGCGTGA
- a CDS encoding sensor histidine kinase, protein MTSLRDLISRFALVLMAWLLGFSALVYFASEALLHRFVDGRLLELAETLAGIIDRHPDILDNRGQGAGFPSDANPGIKEQRDLHGVVHSLRVFSPDGRLLWKSPNASAFPLISPRMLDRVLLERTVYETVAMPDGTPARRLFVSVTRQGIVRYVLQAETSLLHYQTALSELLILLIVSSGATLLVTWLGSLWLAKKVLTPIEALCAGAETMSEADLGKRLALDSPYIEFRRLTQAVNSVLDQFQRNSETQRNFCEIAAHEMKTPLTILRGNLEVALLKARTADEYRDVLLSNLEQVDRLIALTRPLLTLAKFTSSKPPVQLAPLEVEPFLHEIVQELTLLANDRRITLSLDARAVPPILGDPQWLKQAMINLLDNALRYTPAGGVVTVRARAEERDVLIEVEDTGHGIEPEHIPHLFERFYRTEWARAEDAAGTGLGLPIVKEIVEAHGGTISVTSRVGQGSVFTLRIPAYLQQTMLA, encoded by the coding sequence ATGACGTCGTTGCGCGATCTCATCAGCCGATTCGCGCTCGTGCTCATGGCCTGGCTGCTGGGATTTTCCGCGCTGGTGTATTTCGCGAGCGAGGCCCTGCTTCACCGATTCGTGGACGGACGGCTGTTGGAGTTGGCGGAAACTCTCGCCGGGATCATCGATCGGCACCCCGACATCCTCGACAACCGCGGACAAGGCGCGGGATTTCCATCCGACGCCAATCCCGGCATCAAGGAACAACGTGATCTGCACGGCGTGGTTCATTCGCTCCGCGTGTTCTCACCGGACGGCCGGTTATTATGGAAAAGCCCCAATGCTTCGGCTTTTCCGCTGATCTCTCCCCGCATGCTCGACCGCGTGCTGCTCGAGCGCACGGTCTATGAAACGGTGGCGATGCCGGACGGCACGCCGGCCCGGCGGCTGTTTGTCTCCGTCACCCGCCAAGGAATCGTCCGCTACGTGCTGCAAGCGGAAACGTCGCTGCTTCATTATCAGACGGCGCTCAGCGAATTGCTGATCCTGTTGATTGTAAGCTCCGGCGCCACGCTGCTCGTCACCTGGCTGGGCAGCCTGTGGCTGGCCAAGAAGGTGCTGACCCCGATCGAGGCCTTGTGCGCGGGCGCCGAAACCATGTCCGAGGCCGACTTGGGGAAACGGTTGGCCTTGGATTCTCCTTATATCGAGTTCCGGCGACTTACCCAGGCCGTCAACTCCGTGCTGGATCAATTCCAGCGGAACAGTGAGACTCAACGAAATTTCTGCGAGATCGCGGCCCACGAAATGAAAACGCCCTTGACCATCCTGCGCGGCAATTTGGAAGTCGCGCTCCTCAAGGCCAGAACCGCCGATGAATACCGCGACGTGCTTCTCAGCAATCTCGAACAGGTGGATCGGCTCATCGCCTTGACCAGACCTTTGTTGACGCTCGCCAAATTCACGAGCAGCAAACCGCCCGTCCAACTGGCCCCCTTGGAGGTAGAACCCTTCCTTCACGAGATCGTGCAGGAACTGACGTTGTTGGCGAATGACCGGCGGATCACCCTGTCGCTCGACGCTCGGGCGGTTCCTCCCATTCTCGGCGACCCGCAGTGGCTCAAACAAGCGATGATCAATCTGCTCGATAACGCCTTGCGCTATACCCCCGCTGGCGGAGTCGTGACCGTCCGCGCGCGCGCGGAGGAGCGCGATGTCTTGATCGAGGTCGAGGACACGGGTCATGGCATCGAGCCTGAGCACATTCCGCACTTGTTCGAGCGATTCTACCGGACCGAATGGGCAAGAGCCGAAGACGCAGCCGGAACGGGCTTGGGTCTGCCCATCGTCAAAGAGATCGTGGAAGCCCACGGCGGAACCATCTCGGTGACCAGCCGCGTGGGGCAAGGCTCGGTCTTTACGTTGCGCATCCCCGCATATCTCCAACAGACGATGCTTGCCTAG
- a CDS encoding DUF721 domain-containing protein yields MPRTGSLDSCGAILSGLSKRLGLETKLLEFRLQRQWRDIVGEPLASQTWPAHIRFKKLYLIVRNSVWLQQLTFLKPSLLDQVGRAVGMEPIKDIVFRVGEIPAPAVPSENDPVVSGRPPARDEIETDSLPIGIRDPELRRRFTEAIARYPFRRASRPAKDP; encoded by the coding sequence ATGCCTCGCACCGGCTCGCTCGACTCATGCGGCGCCATTCTATCCGGTCTCTCCAAACGGCTGGGCCTTGAGACCAAGCTCCTGGAGTTCCGCTTGCAGCGCCAGTGGCGTGATATCGTCGGGGAGCCCCTCGCCTCGCAAACCTGGCCGGCCCACATTCGTTTCAAAAAACTGTACCTGATCGTTCGAAACTCCGTTTGGCTTCAACAGCTCACGTTCTTGAAACCCTCTCTTTTAGATCAAGTCGGTCGCGCCGTGGGTATGGAACCGATCAAAGACATCGTTTTCCGCGTGGGGGAGATCCCCGCGCCGGCGGTCCCTTCCGAGAACGATCCCGTCGTCTCCGGCCGGCCGCCGGCCCGGGACGAGATCGAGACCGACTCCCTTCCGATCGGCATTCGCGATCCCGAGCTCCGCAGACGGTTCACAGAGGCGATAGCGAGATACCCGTTTCGGCGGGCTTCTCGACCGGCAAAGGATCCGTGA
- the smpB gene encoding SsrA-binding protein SmpB, translating into MTRAGSEHSEKIIATNRKAYHDYFIEEKFEAGIVLTGTEVKSLRDGRANLQDSYAAVKDGEVYLHHCHISPYSHGNIMNHDPMRARKLLLHRKEINKLIGKTQQKGLTLIPLRMYFSPRGKVKVELGLAKGKKQYDRRESIKARDAGREIERGVKQRR; encoded by the coding sequence ATGACGCGCGCCGGATCGGAACACAGCGAAAAGATCATCGCGACCAATCGCAAGGCCTACCACGATTATTTTATCGAGGAGAAGTTCGAGGCGGGCATCGTGTTGACGGGCACGGAGGTCAAATCGCTCCGTGACGGCCGGGCGAACCTTCAAGACAGCTATGCCGCCGTCAAGGACGGCGAGGTCTATCTCCATCACTGCCACATCAGTCCGTACAGCCACGGCAACATCATGAATCACGACCCGATGCGGGCGCGGAAGTTGCTCCTGCATCGAAAGGAGATCAATAAGCTGATCGGCAAGACGCAGCAGAAGGGTCTCACGCTCATCCCTCTCCGGATGTATTTTTCTCCTCGGGGCAAGGTGAAGGTTGAACTTGGATTGGCCAAGGGCAAAAAACAATACGACCGGCGGGAATCAATCAAGGCGCGGGACGCGGGACGAGAAATCGAACGAGGAGTCAAGCAGAGAAGGTAG
- the gyrA gene encoding DNA gyrase subunit A: protein MPPDERLGHIAIEDEMKSSYLDYAMSVIVGRALPDVRDGLKPVHRRILFGMHEMGLTSARAYRKSAKIVGEIMGNYHPHGDSAIYDTLVRMAQDFNMRYPLIDGQGNYGSMDGDSPAAMRYTEARMTKLAEELLADIDKETVDFGPNYDESRQEPLVLPTRVPNLLINGAGGIAVGYATNIPTHNIAEVIDGLLLLLENPEATVAQLMKKIPGPDFPTAGFIYGVGGIKEAYETGRGLLKLRAKVAVEIDERTERERLIVTEIPYQVNKAKLIEKIAELIQDDRIKGVSDLRDESSDREGVRIVIELKRNEIPQVVLNNLYKNTQLETTFGVNMLALVNNRPEVLNLKQILHHFIEHRREVVVRRTAYELRKAEERAHILEGLKIALDNLDAVIALIRRSQSPDEARAGLMRQFSLSELQANAILDMRLQRLTQLERSKLIEEYQEVLKRIEYLKSVLASEALVRTIIKDELTEIRETYQDERRTQIVKEEAEISLEDLIAEEEVIVTISHAGYIKRNAVSLYRAQRRGGKGKIGMGIKDEDFVETLFTASTHDTLLFFTDAGKVYWLKVHEIPEAGRAAKGKALVNLLPLSGNEKVTATLPVKEFRDDRYVVMATKKGLVKKTELSAYGNPRQVGIIALGLEEGDKLIGVHLTDGQREILLGTRQGITIRFKEDEVRPMGRTAYGVKGITLEEGNEVIGMETITPDSTTAILTVTEGGYGKRTPVGEYRVQGRGGKGIISVKTTEKNGPAVGFLQVRDGDEIMLMAAQGKVLRCKVDDIREVGRNTQGVRILDLDGENDRVVGVARLAEAGDREEAASEDAASGT from the coding sequence ATGCCGCCCGATGAACGGTTAGGCCACATCGCCATCGAAGACGAGATGAAGTCGTCCTACCTGGATTACGCCATGAGCGTGATCGTGGGGCGGGCGCTGCCGGACGTGCGCGACGGGTTGAAGCCCGTCCACCGGCGTATCCTCTTCGGCATGCACGAGATGGGCCTCACGTCCGCGCGGGCCTATCGCAAATCCGCGAAGATCGTGGGAGAAATCATGGGGAACTACCATCCCCATGGCGATTCCGCGATTTACGACACCCTCGTGCGGATGGCGCAGGACTTCAACATGCGCTATCCGCTCATCGACGGCCAAGGCAACTACGGCTCGATGGACGGCGACTCGCCGGCGGCCATGCGCTATACCGAAGCGCGCATGACGAAGCTGGCCGAGGAGCTGTTGGCGGACATCGATAAGGAGACCGTCGACTTCGGCCCCAACTACGACGAATCGCGCCAGGAACCGCTCGTGCTCCCCACCCGCGTGCCCAATCTCTTGATCAACGGCGCGGGCGGCATCGCCGTGGGGTACGCGACCAACATTCCGACCCACAACATCGCCGAAGTGATTGACGGGTTGCTGCTGCTGTTGGAAAACCCGGAGGCCACCGTCGCGCAGCTCATGAAGAAGATCCCGGGGCCCGATTTTCCGACCGCCGGCTTCATTTACGGCGTGGGCGGGATCAAGGAAGCCTACGAAACGGGACGGGGACTGCTCAAGCTGCGGGCGAAGGTCGCGGTGGAAATCGATGAGCGGACCGAGCGCGAGCGCCTCATCGTCACGGAGATTCCCTATCAGGTCAACAAAGCCAAGCTCATCGAGAAAATCGCCGAGCTGATTCAGGACGACCGGATCAAGGGCGTCTCCGATCTGCGCGACGAATCCTCCGATCGCGAAGGGGTGCGGATCGTCATCGAGTTGAAACGCAATGAGATCCCGCAGGTGGTCTTGAACAATCTGTACAAGAATACGCAGCTTGAAACCACCTTCGGCGTCAACATGTTGGCGCTGGTCAACAACCGCCCGGAGGTTCTGAATCTCAAGCAGATCCTGCACCACTTCATCGAGCATCGGCGCGAGGTGGTGGTACGGCGCACCGCTTACGAACTCCGCAAGGCGGAGGAGCGCGCGCATATTCTCGAAGGGCTCAAGATCGCGCTCGACAACCTGGACGCCGTGATCGCGCTGATCCGCCGCTCGCAATCGCCCGATGAAGCCCGCGCGGGCTTGATGCGGCAGTTCTCGCTCAGCGAACTCCAGGCCAACGCGATTCTCGACATGCGCCTGCAACGGCTCACGCAGCTCGAGCGCAGCAAGCTGATCGAGGAATATCAGGAGGTGCTGAAGCGGATCGAATATCTGAAGTCCGTGCTGGCCAGCGAAGCGCTCGTGCGAACGATCATCAAGGACGAGCTGACGGAGATCCGCGAGACATACCAGGACGAGCGGCGCACGCAGATCGTGAAGGAAGAGGCGGAGATCAGCCTGGAAGATTTGATCGCCGAGGAAGAGGTGATCGTCACGATCTCGCACGCGGGCTACATCAAGCGCAACGCGGTCTCGCTCTATCGCGCGCAGCGGCGGGGCGGCAAGGGCAAGATCGGCATGGGCATCAAGGACGAGGATTTCGTCGAAACGCTGTTCACCGCCTCCACGCACGACACGCTGCTCTTCTTCACGGACGCGGGCAAGGTCTATTGGCTCAAGGTGCATGAGATTCCCGAGGCGGGACGCGCCGCGAAGGGGAAGGCTCTGGTGAACCTGCTCCCCCTGTCCGGCAACGAAAAAGTGACGGCGACGCTCCCCGTCAAGGAATTCCGCGACGACCGCTACGTGGTCATGGCGACCAAGAAAGGACTGGTCAAGAAGACGGAGCTGTCGGCCTACGGCAACCCCCGGCAGGTCGGCATCATCGCGCTGGGGCTGGAAGAAGGCGACAAACTCATCGGCGTGCATTTGACCGACGGGCAGCGGGAAATCCTGCTCGGCACGCGGCAGGGCATCACGATCCGCTTCAAAGAGGACGAAGTGCGGCCCATGGGCCGGACGGCCTACGGTGTGAAAGGGATCACGCTCGAGGAGGGCAACGAAGTGATCGGCATGGAAACGATCACGCCGGATTCCACGACGGCGATCTTGACCGTCACCGAGGGTGGATACGGCAAACGCACGCCGGTGGGCGAGTATCGCGTGCAGGGCCGCGGCGGCAAGGGCATCATCAGCGTCAAGACGACCGAGAAGAACGGGCCCGCGGTCGGGTTCCTCCAGGTCCGCGACGGCGACGAAATCATGCTGATGGCCGCGCAAGGGAAGGTCCTGCGCTGCAAAGTGGACGACATCCGCGAGGTGGGACGCAACACGCAGGGCGTCCGCATCCTTGACCTTGACGGAGAGAACGATCGCGTCGTGGGCGTCGCGCGACTGGCCGAAGCGGGCGACCGGGAGGAGGCGGCGTCGGAAGACGCCGCCTCCGGAACCTAG